Proteins encoded in a region of the Halarcobacter mediterraneus genome:
- a CDS encoding ammonium transporter yields the protein MDLQSISYVIDTFFAIFSMTLIIFMVPGFAMLEAGLVRTKNVTAVLMVNTMIYAIASLAFLLIGYSIAFGDFGSDSMSKWAAFLFQMAFVGKAINIMSGGVSERAKVLPLALFTVIMGGFIYPVIVNWSWGSDMLAGTLLDLTMYDLAGSTVIHSTGGWALLAAILIIGARRGRYPKEGGVRVIPASNIPLVTLGAFLLWIGWFGFNGGSVGSIASKENADLVALTIMNTNTAGLSGAIIVGAFMYFRYKKLDITMVLNGALGGLVAITAGPDLYDIYTPILIGSIGGALVVFGVSFFDKLKLDDPVGALSVHLLNGIWGTLAVGIFASNGEDITFLGQLKGVIVVAIFAFVVSYLILFLINKIAPLRAHNDEEMQGLDVEECGLEAYPEFKRAF from the coding sequence ATGGACTTACAATCAATCAGCTATGTGATAGACACGTTTTTTGCAATCTTTTCAATGACATTAATCATTTTTATGGTTCCTGGTTTTGCTATGCTTGAGGCAGGACTTGTTAGAACAAAAAATGTTACAGCAGTATTAATGGTAAATACTATGATATATGCAATTGCATCTTTAGCATTTTTACTTATTGGATATTCAATTGCTTTTGGAGATTTTGGAAGTGATTCTATGTCAAAATGGGCAGCATTTCTTTTTCAAATGGCATTTGTGGGTAAAGCAATTAATATAATGTCTGGAGGAGTTAGTGAAAGAGCGAAAGTTTTACCTTTAGCTTTGTTTACTGTGATTATGGGAGGGTTTATTTACCCTGTAATAGTAAATTGGTCATGGGGTAGTGATATGTTAGCTGGGACACTTTTAGATTTAACAATGTATGATTTAGCTGGTTCAACTGTTATTCATTCCACTGGAGGATGGGCGTTATTAGCTGCAATTTTAATTATTGGAGCAAGACGTGGAAGATATCCAAAAGAAGGAGGAGTTAGAGTAATTCCTGCTTCAAATATTCCTTTAGTTACATTAGGTGCTTTTCTTTTATGGATAGGATGGTTTGGATTTAATGGTGGAAGTGTTGGTTCTATTGCTTCAAAAGAAAATGCAGATTTAGTTGCTTTAACTATAATGAATACAAATACAGCAGGTCTGTCAGGTGCAATTATTGTTGGGGCTTTTATGTATTTTAGATATAAGAAACTTGATATTACAATGGTATTAAATGGTGCTTTAGGTGGATTAGTAGCAATCACTGCAGGACCAGATTTATATGATATTTATACGCCTATTTTAATTGGTTCAATTGGTGGAGCACTTGTTGTTTTTGGTGTATCATTTTTTGATAAATTAAAACTTGATGATCCCGTAGGTGCATTATCGGTTCATCTATTAAATGGTATTTGGGGAACATTGGCAGTAGGAATTTTTGCTTCAAATGGTGAAGATATTACCTTTTTAGGTCAATTAAAAGGTGTAATAGTAGTTGCGATTTTTGCTTTTGTTGTTTCATATCTTATTTTATTTTTGATAAATAAAATAGCACCACTAAGGGCTCATAATGATGAAGAAATGCAAGGACTTGATGTTGAAGAGTGTGGACTAGAAGCTTACCCTGAATTTAAACGAGCATTTTAG
- a CDS encoding P-II family nitrogen regulator, with product MKKIEAVIKPFKLEDVKDALTEAGITGMTVADVKGYGRQQGHSELYRGAEYVVDFLPKIKIELVVADEDVDNTIDIIINSAKTGKIGDGKIFVSPIEKTIRIRTGEEDEDAI from the coding sequence GTGAAAAAAATAGAAGCAGTAATTAAACCATTTAAATTAGAAGATGTAAAAGATGCTTTAACTGAAGCTGGAATTACAGGTATGACTGTTGCAGATGTTAAAGGATATGGGAGACAACAAGGACACTCTGAGTTATATAGAGGTGCTGAATATGTTGTTGATTTTCTTCCAAAAATAAAAATTGAGCTTGTTGTTGCTGATGAAGATGTTGATAATACAATTGATATTATTATAAACTCGGCAAAAACAGGGAAAATTGGAGATGGTAAAATCTTTGTTTCGCCTATTGAGAAAACAATAAGAATTAGAACTGGTGAAGAAGACGAGGATGCAATCTAG
- the amt gene encoding ammonium transporter, whose translation MENFNDLKYILDGFLFVFSGVLVMWMAAGFAMLESGLTRSKNNATVLTKNIALFSISCIMYYFVGYNLMYGDGSSFMGSFSTISMESAADASYPAAADFFFQVMFVATAASVISGTIAERMKLWPFLIFVVVLSGVIYPIQGHWTWGGSELGGLIAGFSDFAGSTIVHSVGGWAALAGVLILGARKGKYTKDGKVRPIPGSNLTLATLGTFILWMGWFGFNGGSQLALGSKADIDGIALVVADTNMAAAAGAVMAAILTQLLYKKVDLTMVLNGALAGLVSCTAGPDLGMLVAFIEGIVGGALVVFAVPFFDKLKIDDPVGALSVHLVAGIWGTLAVGIFNPEVTILAQIKGIVVIGAFVFITSFIIWKILDMIVGLRVDEETEITGLDIHETGLECYPEFKKA comes from the coding sequence ATGGAAAATTTTAATGACTTAAAATACATATTAGATGGTTTTCTATTTGTATTTTCTGGTGTATTAGTTATGTGGATGGCAGCAGGTTTTGCTATGCTAGAGTCTGGTCTAACAAGATCAAAAAATAATGCAACGGTTTTAACAAAAAATATTGCATTGTTTTCTATTTCTTGTATTATGTATTATTTTGTAGGTTACAATTTAATGTATGGTGATGGTTCATCATTTATGGGAAGTTTCTCAACTATTAGTATGGAAAGTGCAGCAGATGCTTCATATCCTGCAGCAGCAGACTTCTTTTTCCAAGTTATGTTTGTAGCAACTGCAGCTTCTGTTATTTCAGGAACAATTGCAGAAAGAATGAAGTTATGGCCATTTTTAATCTTTGTTGTAGTTTTAAGTGGTGTTATTTATCCAATTCAAGGTCACTGGACATGGGGAGGATCTGAATTAGGTGGTTTAATTGCAGGTTTTTCTGATTTTGCTGGTTCAACAATTGTTCACTCTGTTGGTGGATGGGCTGCATTAGCTGGTGTTTTAATTTTAGGTGCTAGAAAAGGAAAATATACTAAAGATGGTAAAGTAAGACCAATTCCTGGTTCTAACTTAACTCTTGCTACATTAGGTACATTCATTTTATGGATGGGATGGTTTGGATTTAATGGTGGTTCTCAGTTAGCATTAGGTTCAAAAGCTGATATTGATGGTATCGCTTTAGTAGTTGCTGATACAAATATGGCAGCAGCAGCAGGTGCAGTTATGGCAGCAATTTTAACTCAACTTCTTTATAAAAAAGTTGATTTAACAATGGTATTAAATGGTGCTTTAGCAGGACTTGTATCTTGTACAGCAGGACCTGACTTAGGGATGTTAGTTGCATTTATTGAAGGTATAGTTGGTGGTGCATTAGTTGTCTTTGCAGTTCCTTTCTTCGATAAGTTAAAAATTGATGATCCAGTTGGTGCCTTATCAGTTCACTTAGTTGCTGGTATTTGGGGAACATTAGCTGTAGGTATTTTTAACCCTGAAGTTACAATACTAGCACAAATTAAAGGTATAGTTGTAATTGGTGCATTTGTATTTATCACTTCATTTATTATATGGAAAATCCTAGATATGATTGTTGGATTAAGAGTTGATGAAGAAACGGAAATTACTGGACTTGATATTCATGAAACTGGTCTAGAGTGTTATCCTGAATTCAAAAAAGCATAA
- the fliM gene encoding flagellar motor switch protein FliM: MAEFLSQDEIDALLDIADAGEEIETAADEQIVSKEKNYSIYDFKKPNRISNEQFKAFSTLHDKMLRDLITDLSAMLRKIVDIKLYSIEQMTYGEFILSIPQLTSLNTLSIKPLEGRIVIECNPGISHKIIAELLGSGAVAASDNLDRELTEIEVNIFEHFYKMFVKHLYRAWDEVTTLNFKIESRDTNANAIQIISDHEIVLLVVLEITIDEESGFLSICYPISYIETLLNKIVEKIFSEGKNKKASRKQDITTLISGAKMNIEAIMAETEMSVSEILALKPEDVIVFSKNATSASSKVYINNTEKFVAVSGVQNNRKAIQIESNIDHEKQETLDALRAMREERIKKAKESTENIKRLLKERKEGKY; encoded by the coding sequence ATGGCTGAATTTTTAAGTCAAGATGAAATTGATGCTCTTTTAGATATTGCTGATGCAGGAGAAGAAATTGAAACTGCTGCAGATGAACAAATTGTTTCAAAAGAAAAAAACTATTCTATTTATGATTTTAAAAAACCAAATAGAATATCAAATGAACAATTTAAAGCCTTTTCAACTCTTCATGATAAAATGCTTAGGGATTTAATAACAGATCTTTCAGCAATGCTTAGAAAAATTGTTGATATAAAATTATACTCTATTGAACAGATGACTTATGGAGAATTTATTCTTTCAATTCCCCAATTAACATCACTTAATACTTTATCAATTAAGCCACTTGAAGGAAGAATTGTAATTGAGTGTAACCCTGGTATTTCACATAAAATTATTGCCGAATTATTAGGAAGTGGAGCAGTAGCTGCAAGTGATAATTTAGATAGAGAATTAACTGAAATTGAAGTAAATATTTTTGAACATTTTTATAAAATGTTTGTTAAGCATCTGTATAGAGCTTGGGATGAAGTTACAACTTTAAATTTTAAAATTGAATCAAGAGATACAAATGCAAATGCAATTCAAATTATTTCTGATCATGAAATTGTTTTATTAGTTGTACTTGAAATTACAATAGATGAAGAATCAGGCTTTTTATCAATTTGTTATCCAATTTCATACATTGAAACTTTATTAAATAAGATTGTAGAGAAAATATTTAGTGAAGGGAAAAATAAAAAAGCAAGTAGAAAACAAGATATAACTACTTTAATTTCTGGTGCAAAAATGAATATTGAGGCTATTATGGCTGAAACTGAAATGTCTGTTTCTGAAATACTTGCATTAAAACCAGAAGATGTAATCGTTTTTAGTAAAAATGCAACCTCTGCTTCTTCAAAAGTATATATTAATAATACAGAAAAGTTTGTTGCTGTTTCAGGTGTTCAAAACAATAGAAAAGCGATTCAAATAGAGTCAAATATAGACCATGAAAAACAAGAAACATTAGATGCGTTAAGAGCAATGAGAGAAGAAAGAATAAAAAAAGCAAAAGAGTCAACAGAAAATATTAAGAGACTGTTAAAAGAAAGGAAAGAAGGAAAATATTAA
- a CDS encoding sigma 54-interacting transcriptional regulator — translation MENYIAKSKNSKEILNSAHLLQSVKINALIYGDSGVGKKSLAKYILPNARVFKAKNLQQDISDNIISIQDTAIIIDKIENITNIELLVKWINENNIRVVATTLKQDLNSKLTELFSITIELPELKDREEDVKELINKFSSEASKTLDLPSISSNKLMVNISNNAHSLRKSIYFSYLFETIGEDEILMFMENYMFSNMQGETSYKDFIYLFEVPLLKAATKKYKSQVQMAKHLGLNRITLRKKLDIHKVYLND, via the coding sequence ATGGAAAATTATATTGCAAAATCTAAGAACTCAAAAGAAATACTAAACTCTGCTCACCTTCTTCAAAGTGTGAAAATAAATGCTTTGATTTATGGTGATAGTGGTGTAGGGAAAAAGTCCTTAGCAAAATATATTTTACCTAATGCTAGAGTATTTAAGGCTAAAAATCTTCAACAAGATATTAGTGATAATATAATTTCTATACAAGATACTGCAATTATAATTGATAAAATTGAGAATATAACAAATATAGAACTTCTTGTAAAGTGGATAAATGAAAATAATATTAGAGTTGTAGCTACTACTTTAAAACAAGACTTAAACTCCAAACTAACAGAACTATTTTCAATTACTATAGAGCTACCTGAATTAAAAGATAGAGAAGAAGATGTAAAGGAATTGATTAATAAGTTTTCTTCAGAAGCAAGTAAAACTTTAGATTTACCCTCTATTTCATCAAATAAACTTATGGTAAATATTTCTAATAATGCCCATAGTCTTAGAAAGTCTATATATTTTTCTTATCTTTTTGAAACAATAGGAGAAGATGAAATTTTAATGTTTATGGAAAACTATATGTTTTCAAATATGCAAGGAGAAACTTCATATAAAGATTTTATATATTTATTTGAAGTTCCTTTATTAAAAGCTGCAACTAAAAAATATAAATCTCAAGTTCAGATGGCTAAACATCTAGGTTTAAATAGAATTACTCTTAGAAAAAAACTTGATATACATAAGGTTTATTTAAATGACTGA
- a CDS encoding flagellar basal body P-ring protein FlgI — protein sequence MRFFIILLFLFQSIFAVTIKDISNVVGIRDNQLIGYGLVVGLAGTGDKSQFTMQSLQNLLRNSYIKIPASSIKSKNIAAVMVTADLPPFARQGDKIKVKISAIGDAKSIDRGELLLTQLKAVDGQVYALAQGSIVADEQNNTTGFIYDGATVENEVDYSLGEENSIKLSLLKNDAKQAYVVEEKINEHFNKPLASALDTRTIFVKKPLNISIVKFISDIQNIQLDSTFKKKIIIDVARETIVAGLDIPISPVTVARDGFTIRIKKSDLTDQEWEDNQINQGRDIGDNVQLDNKPIAVEIDNTLMNTKNTPTVSDLVRAMKVMKLPITEIIDTIKMIKDLGAIDVELEIRG from the coding sequence AATGTAGTTGGAATTCGAGATAACCAATTAATAGGTTATGGTCTAGTCGTAGGTCTAGCAGGAACAGGAGATAAATCTCAATTTACTATGCAAAGTTTACAAAACCTACTTAGAAACTCATATATCAAAATACCTGCGTCTTCTATCAAATCTAAAAATATTGCTGCTGTAATGGTAACAGCTGATTTACCTCCTTTTGCAAGACAAGGGGATAAAATAAAAGTAAAAATTTCTGCTATTGGTGATGCTAAATCAATTGATAGGGGAGAACTTTTATTAACTCAACTAAAGGCAGTTGATGGACAAGTTTACGCCTTAGCTCAAGGTTCTATTGTAGCAGATGAACAAAATAATACTACTGGTTTTATTTATGATGGAGCAACAGTTGAAAATGAAGTTGATTATTCACTTGGTGAAGAAAATAGCATAAAACTAAGTCTTCTAAAAAATGATGCAAAACAAGCATATGTAGTTGAAGAAAAAATCAATGAACACTTCAATAAACCTTTAGCTTCAGCTTTAGACACAAGAACTATTTTTGTAAAAAAACCTTTAAATATTTCTATTGTTAAATTTATTTCTGATATTCAAAATATTCAACTTGACTCAACTTTTAAAAAGAAGATTATTATTGATGTTGCAAGGGAGACGATAGTTGCAGGATTAGATATTCCTATATCTCCTGTTACTGTTGCTAGAGATGGGTTTACTATAAGAATTAAAAAAAGTGATTTAACTGATCAAGAATGGGAAGATAATCAAATCAATCAAGGAAGAGATATAGGAGATAATGTTCAATTAGATAATAAACCTATTGCCGTTGAAATTGATAATACTTTAATGAATACAAAAAATACTCCAACAGTTTCAGATTTAGTAAGAGCAATGAAAGTTATGAAATTACCTATAACAGAAATTATAGATACTATAAAAATGATTAAAGACCTTGGAGCAATAGATGTTGAACTGGAGATAAGAGGATAA
- a CDS encoding P-II family nitrogen regulator — translation MKKVEAIIKPFKLEDVKEALVESGISGMTVSDVKGYGRQQGHSELYRGAEYVVDFLAKIKVEVIVNDEDVDSTISVLVEAAKTGKIGDGKIFVTPVEEVVRIRTEQRGSEAV, via the coding sequence ATGAAAAAAGTTGAAGCGATAATTAAACCTTTTAAACTAGAAGATGTAAAAGAAGCTTTAGTTGAAAGTGGGATTTCAGGTATGACAGTATCTGATGTGAAAGGATATGGTAGACAACAAGGACACTCAGAATTATATAGAGGTGCAGAATATGTTGTAGACTTTTTAGCAAAAATAAAAGTTGAAGTTATAGTAAATGATGAAGATGTTGATTCGACTATATCAGTATTAGTTGAAGCAGCAAAAACAGGAAAAATTGGAGATGGTAAAATCTTTGTAACACCTGTTGAAGAAGTTGTTAGAATTAGAACAGAGCAAAGAGGAAGTGAAGCTGTTTAA
- the pyrC gene encoding dihydroorotase, which yields MDTFEIDSALDMHLHLRDGDMLKLVGPLTSETFSGALVMPNLVPPITTKEALLSYKKRIKEACIEDKFEPYVTLFFQNDYSYSFLEDIKDDIIAIKLYPAGITTNSETGVSSMDVEVLRPTLESMSKLGIPLCIHGETNGFVMDREKEFMPIYESIASSFPDLKIIMEHITTKDAIELLDKYDNLYATVTLHHLLITLDDVAGGMLSPHLFCKPIAKRPEDRDALLNAALKAHPKLMFGSDSAPHPKHKKECCGCAAGVFTSPIALQVLTQLFEENNSLDNLNAFISLNAQKIYDFKPLNKKVKLEKKKFVVPSSYKFKGEDVVPMYAGEVLNWSISSIEDKRD from the coding sequence ATGGATACATTTGAAATAGATTCTGCTTTAGATATGCACCTTCACTTACGTGATGGTGATATGCTAAAATTAGTTGGTCCTTTAACATCTGAAACTTTTAGTGGTGCTTTAGTTATGCCAAATTTAGTACCACCTATTACAACAAAAGAAGCATTATTATCTTATAAAAAAAGAATAAAAGAAGCGTGTATTGAGGATAAATTTGAACCTTATGTTACACTTTTTTTCCAAAATGATTACTCATATTCTTTTTTAGAAGATATAAAAGATGATATTATTGCTATAAAATTATATCCTGCTGGAATTACTACAAATTCTGAAACAGGAGTATCTTCAATGGATGTTGAGGTTTTAAGACCAACATTAGAGTCAATGAGTAAATTAGGTATTCCTCTTTGTATTCATGGTGAAACAAATGGTTTTGTAATGGATAGAGAAAAAGAATTTATGCCTATTTATGAATCAATTGCATCATCTTTCCCTGATTTAAAAATTATTATGGAACATATTACAACAAAAGATGCAATTGAGTTACTTGATAAATATGATAATCTTTATGCAACGGTTACATTACATCATTTATTGATTACTCTTGATGATGTTGCAGGAGGTATGTTAAGCCCTCATTTATTTTGTAAACCAATTGCAAAAAGACCAGAAGATAGAGATGCTTTATTAAATGCTGCACTTAAAGCTCATCCAAAATTAATGTTTGGAAGTGATTCTGCCCCCCATCCAAAACATAAAAAAGAGTGTTGTGGCTGTGCTGCTGGAGTATTTACTTCACCTATTGCCTTACAAGTATTAACGCAATTATTTGAAGAAAACAACTCTTTAGATAATTTAAATGCTTTTATTAGTTTAAATGCACAAAAGATTTATGATTTCAAACCATTAAATAAAAAAGTAAAATTAGAAAAGAAGAAGTTTGTAGTTCCTTCATCATATAAGTTTAAAGGTGAGGATGTAGTTCCTATGTATGCAGGAGAAGTTCTAAATTGGAGCATATCTTCAATAGAAGATAAAAGAGATTAA